From the Candidatus Bathyarchaeia archaeon genome, one window contains:
- a CDS encoding NUDIX hydrolase: MSEKFCSVKILTSKPIYNKHGITILEDSVKFGDGTTYEYVYFKSNGAVIIAAFTEDKKMVLTKQYRHPLRRIVYDVPGGAIENGETPSQAALRELEEETGFTAEKLDWIGRFSRGPSSQAVVEIFFAKVKCKNEHFDTTEIAEIEMVDFDSLFEEILKGECFDATVVISVLLVYAKKLLE; this comes from the coding sequence TTGAGTGAAAAATTTTGTTCGGTAAAGATCTTAACATCAAAGCCTATTTACAATAAACATGGTATAACAATCTTAGAAGATAGCGTGAAATTTGGTGATGGAACAACTTATGAATACGTTTACTTCAAAAGCAATGGAGCTGTCATTATAGCGGCTTTCACAGAAGATAAGAAGATGGTTTTGACAAAGCAGTATCGTCATCCTCTCAGAAGAATTGTTTACGATGTCCCAGGAGGTGCCATAGAAAATGGCGAAACACCTTCTCAAGCCGCTCTGAGAGAACTTGAAGAAGAAACTGGTTTTACTGCTGAAAAACTTGATTGGATTGGTAGATTCAGTCGTGGCCCAAGCAGTCAAGCAGTTGTAGAAATATTCTTTGCAAAGGTAAAATGTAAAAATGAACATTTTGATACCACTGAGATAGCCGAAATTGAAATGGTTGATTTTGATTCACTATTTGAGGAAATTTTAAAAGGTGAATGCTTCGACGCAACGGTAGTCATAAGTGTTCTGCTTGTTTACGCAAAGAAGCTTCTAGAATAA